Proteins encoded together in one Lysinibacillus sp. FSL K6-0232 window:
- a CDS encoding LCP family glycopolymer transferase, which produces MEKNMKRSKEKKSKKKIWLWIIASLLTIFLVVIGSAYITIQKTMNKINTPLLQTTDAAQQEEKTVIKKDPFSVLLLGVDERKEDSGRSDTMIVVTVNPEKQTMKMLSIPRDTRTEIVGHDTVDKINHAYAFGGVPMAVDTVEQFLNIPIDYYVFINMEGFLQIIDTLGGVTIDNDMDLTYNEYHYPKGEITLDGNEALIFSRIRYEDPRGDFGRQIRQRQIIEAVMKKASTPSTFLKASDMLDVLGDNVRMNFSVKDLLQLQSLYKKMNADIEQLSFEAGEGERIHGIWYYIPDDTELQQIQLALKNHLNK; this is translated from the coding sequence ATGGAAAAAAATATGAAACGCTCGAAAGAAAAAAAGAGCAAGAAAAAAATATGGCTATGGATTATTGCTAGCTTACTAACTATTTTTTTGGTCGTAATAGGTAGTGCCTACATTACTATCCAAAAAACGATGAATAAAATAAATACACCACTTCTTCAAACAACGGATGCTGCACAGCAAGAGGAAAAGACAGTGATTAAAAAAGACCCGTTTTCGGTATTGCTGCTCGGTGTGGATGAACGCAAAGAGGACAGTGGTCGTTCAGACACAATGATTGTAGTAACGGTGAACCCTGAAAAACAAACGATGAAAATGCTAAGTATTCCCCGCGATACACGCACAGAGATTGTTGGTCATGATACGGTTGATAAAATTAATCATGCCTATGCTTTTGGCGGTGTTCCCATGGCTGTGGATACCGTGGAGCAATTTTTAAATATACCCATTGATTATTATGTATTTATTAATATGGAGGGCTTTTTACAAATTATTGATACACTTGGTGGCGTGACGATTGATAACGATATGGATTTAACCTATAACGAATATCATTATCCAAAGGGAGAAATTACGTTAGATGGCAATGAGGCTTTGATTTTTTCCCGTATTCGCTATGAGGACCCTCGTGGTGATTTTGGTCGCCAAATTCGTCAACGTCAAATCATTGAAGCTGTTATGAAAAAAGCTTCAACACCATCTACATTTTTAAAAGCAAGCGATATGCTTGATGTATTAGGTGATAATGTACGCATGAACTTCTCTGTTAAAGACCTTCTTCAGCTACAAAGTCTATATAAAAAAATGAATGCTGATATTGAACAATTATCCTTTGAAGCAGGAGAAGGTGAAAGAATTCATGGTATTTGGTATTATATTCCTGATGACACAGAGCTACAACAGATACAGTTAGCCTTAAAAAATCATTTAAACAAATAG
- a CDS encoding transposon-encoded TnpW family protein, giving the protein MENQSNSRTTKSDIGGTVYVVESRVSDSAKESAYSKLKRLITVNAKSLSKLSDSSYKPTEINSTSSR; this is encoded by the coding sequence ATGGAAAATCAAAGTAACAGCCGCACAACCAAATCCGATATCGGAGGTACGGTCTATGTGGTGGAATCACGAGTAAGTGATTCAGCAAAGGAAAGTGCATATTCCAAGCTGAAACGACTGATTACAGTCAACGCAAAAAGCCTTTCAAAGTTATCAGATAGTTCATATAAACCCACGGAAATCAACTCGACTTCTTCAAGGTAG
- the lepB gene encoding signal peptidase I translates to MQEEKTTSFKKELLSYIKIIVITAIVVLGCKQFLFTPIKVQGASMYPTYHDKDIIIVSKTSKIERFDQIVFQSPTEDELYIKRVIGLPGDKVEMKDDVLYVNGKAYTEDYVNRQTDDPSQLRITENFTLEQLVDQQEVPKGMYFVLGDNRLKSFDSRHYGLISEDAVLGESKLIVYPFSHFHVGSK, encoded by the coding sequence ATGCAAGAGGAAAAAACAACCAGCTTTAAGAAGGAATTATTATCCTATATCAAAATTATTGTGATTACAGCAATTGTTGTGTTAGGCTGTAAACAATTTTTATTTACGCCTATTAAGGTACAGGGGGCTTCCATGTATCCAACCTATCATGATAAGGATATTATTATTGTTAGTAAAACAAGTAAAATTGAACGCTTCGATCAAATTGTTTTCCAATCACCTACAGAAGATGAATTATATATTAAAAGAGTAATTGGTCTTCCAGGCGATAAAGTGGAAATGAAAGATGATGTTTTGTATGTAAATGGCAAGGCATATACAGAGGATTATGTAAATCGTCAAACTGATGATCCTAGTCAATTACGCATTACAGAAAACTTTACACTAGAGCAATTAGTCGATCAACAAGAAGTACCAAAGGGCATGTATTTTGTGCTTGGCGATAACCGCTTAAAAAGCTTCGACAGTCGTCACTATGGTTTAATTTCAGAGGATGCTGTTTTGGGCGAATCAAAATTAATCGTCTATCCATTTAGCCATTTCCATGTTGGCTCTAAATAA
- a CDS encoding DUF4368 domain-containing protein, translated as MNRQSTFSTIRKSTLAFEEAKITALYCRLSRDDELAGDSNSIVNQKAILKKYAEDNGFRNIEFYVDDGVSGTTFDRPDFNRMIADVENGRIGTIIIKDMSRFGRDYLKVGYYTEIMFPEADVRFIAINNGIDSANQADSDFTPFLNIINEWYAKDTSKKIRAVFKSKGQSGKPLCTNPPYGYIKDPEDKLHWIIDEKAAEVVRDIFRLCMAGFGPTQIAKQLEKRCIDTPTVHLRKMGINTPARPPENPYAWSARTVADILAKMEYLGHTVNFKTSKKSYKSKVKILNNPEDWLVFKNTHEAIIDEGTWETVQKIRDGKRRPSRLGEMGMLSGMMFCADCGAKLYQVRGKGWTHDKEYFVCATYRKKKGMCSSHQIRNVVVEQILLEDLRRVTSFAKDHEQEFIRIVMNNSEKELAKELRQSQKEYEQAQTRIADIDKIIRKLYEDNVMGKIPEERFYKMSAEYEAEQKALEERITKLKHTIDTANEQSLNTDRFLALVKKYTEITELDAEIIREFIDKIIVFKAEKVDGRRTQRIQIFYNCIGAIDLPN; from the coding sequence ATGAATAGACAGTCAACATTTAGCACTATACGTAAATCAACATTAGCATTTGAAGAAGCGAAAATTACTGCTCTTTACTGCAGGCTTTCACGTGATGATGAACTTGCAGGAGACAGCAACAGTATAGTAAATCAGAAGGCAATTCTAAAAAAATATGCTGAGGACAACGGTTTTCGTAACATCGAATTTTATGTGGATGATGGGGTCAGCGGTACAACTTTTGATAGACCAGACTTTAACCGCATGATTGCTGATGTGGAGAACGGTAGAATCGGAACGATTATCATCAAGGATATGTCCCGATTCGGCAGGGATTACCTTAAAGTAGGATATTATACCGAGATTATGTTTCCTGAAGCAGATGTACGATTCATTGCTATTAACAACGGTATTGATAGTGCAAACCAAGCAGACAGTGACTTTACACCATTTCTTAACATTATTAATGAATGGTACGCTAAGGATACTAGCAAGAAAATCCGTGCTGTGTTCAAATCCAAGGGACAGTCCGGTAAGCCGCTCTGCACTAATCCGCCTTACGGTTATATTAAAGACCCTGAAGATAAGTTGCACTGGATAATAGATGAGAAAGCCGCCGAGGTGGTCAGAGATATTTTCCGACTGTGTATGGCTGGCTTTGGACCCACGCAGATAGCAAAGCAACTTGAAAAGCGATGCATTGATACACCTACGGTTCATCTTCGCAAAATGGGTATTAACACTCCAGCAAGACCACCAGAAAACCCATATGCTTGGTCGGCTCGTACCGTAGCAGATATTCTGGCTAAAATGGAATATCTAGGCCACACAGTGAATTTCAAGACTTCTAAAAAGTCATATAAGAGCAAAGTCAAGATATTGAACAATCCAGAAGATTGGCTGGTTTTCAAAAATACCCATGAAGCAATTATTGATGAGGGGACTTGGGAAACAGTGCAGAAAATCAGAGATGGCAAGCGAAGACCATCACGATTAGGTGAAATGGGAATGCTCTCTGGCATGATGTTCTGTGCCGACTGTGGTGCAAAGCTGTATCAGGTTAGAGGCAAGGGATGGACACACGATAAGGAATACTTCGTTTGTGCTACTTACCGCAAGAAAAAGGGTATGTGCAGTTCACATCAGATACGCAATGTTGTAGTGGAACAGATTTTGCTAGAAGACTTAAGACGTGTAACCTCCTTTGCCAAAGACCATGAACAGGAATTCATCCGTATAGTTATGAATAATTCAGAAAAGGAACTTGCCAAAGAACTCCGCCAAAGTCAAAAGGAGTATGAACAAGCACAGACTCGCATTGCTGACATAGACAAAATCATTCGAAAGCTATATGAAGACAATGTGATGGGCAAAATTCCCGAAGAGCGTTTTTACAAGATGTCGGCTGAATATGAAGCCGAACAGAAGGCACTGGAAGAAAGGATAACCAAATTAAAACATACCATTGATACAGCAAATGAACAGTCCCTCAATACCGACCGCTTTTTGGCACTAGTAAAAAAGTACACAGAAATTACAGAATTGGATGCAGAGATTATTCGAGAGTTCATTGACAAAATTATTGTATTTAAGGCTGAAAAAGTAGATGGCCGCAGAACCCAGCGGATTCAAATTTTCTATAACTGCATTGGCGCTATCGACTTACCAAACTAA
- a CDS encoding cation-translocating P-type ATPase, whose amino-acid sequence MTEYHQQSAAEVMKILNVTTQGLQHDDVQKRQQVYGYNVLEEGKKTSTWAVFIGQFKDLLVIILLVAAFVSFLLGEVESTIVIMIVVILNAILGTVQHVKAEQSLDNLKALTSPAAKVMRNNQLIELPSEEIVVGDILVLEAGDYINADGRLLESHNLHINESSLTGESIAVAKSTEPIYKSNITIADKKNMVYSGSFVTNGRGLVLVTAIGMQTELGKIAHLLDTAKEKKTPLQMNLDQFGEKLALGITLICLAIFTIDLFRGRALVESFMFAVSLAVAAIPEALSSIVTIVLAFGTQKMAKENAIIRKLYAVESLGSVSVICSDKTGTLTENKMIVQEVFVDQKKIPYDWLSPTNPIEKELMVKALLCSDAVERNDKEIGDPTELALVKLGKQYGLDEGKIRAQYPRQAEIPFDSERKLMSTVNQMDKQFIMITKGAVDVLLPKITSIKTSAGIVAFTAQHRQKIEAVNHEFSRNGLRVLALAYKEVMPQQTINSSAERDFIFLGLVAMMDPPRKESKAAVERCMEAGIKPVMITGDHKITATAIAQQIGILRNPAEAIEGHALEALSDKELQEQIHDYTVYARVTPAQKIRIVKAWQDKGHVVAMTGDGVNDGPALKQADIGVAMGVTGTEVAKDASSMILTDDNFSTIVKAIANGRSIYTNIKNAILFLLSGNAGAIFVVLYATILGLPVPFAPVHLLFINLLTDSLPAIAIGLEPNNKKTMKDKPRNIHTPLLNKAFTTQVVLEGILIAISTIIAFQIGLSTGDTLTASTMAFTTLCLSRLVHGFNSRSKESIFAIGVFSNKYTWLAFLIGVLSLHAVLLMPMLATVFEVAPLSLAQLGFIYSLSVFPFLVNQWYKLLFVRRRS is encoded by the coding sequence ATGACTGAATATCATCAACAATCGGCTGCTGAAGTGATGAAAATATTGAATGTCACCACGCAAGGCTTGCAGCATGACGATGTTCAAAAAAGGCAACAGGTCTATGGCTATAATGTGTTAGAGGAAGGGAAAAAAACAAGTACATGGGCAGTTTTTATCGGGCAATTTAAAGACTTACTAGTTATTATTTTACTTGTTGCTGCCTTTGTTTCATTTTTATTAGGGGAAGTAGAAAGTACCATTGTTATTATGATTGTTGTGATTTTAAATGCTATTTTAGGCACGGTGCAGCATGTTAAGGCAGAGCAATCTTTAGATAATCTAAAAGCCTTGACTTCACCTGCTGCTAAAGTGATGCGTAACAATCAGCTAATCGAGCTTCCCTCTGAAGAAATTGTTGTAGGCGATATACTGGTACTAGAGGCTGGCGATTATATTAACGCAGATGGCAGATTGTTGGAAAGTCACAATTTGCATATTAATGAAAGCTCATTAACAGGTGAATCAATTGCTGTTGCGAAAAGTACAGAGCCTATTTATAAAAGTAATATTACCATTGCAGATAAGAAAAATATGGTGTACTCAGGGAGCTTTGTAACAAATGGGCGTGGACTTGTTCTTGTAACGGCGATTGGGATGCAAACAGAGCTTGGCAAAATTGCACATTTACTTGATACAGCAAAGGAAAAGAAAACGCCCTTGCAAATGAATCTTGATCAATTTGGTGAAAAATTAGCATTAGGTATTACATTAATTTGTTTAGCTATTTTTACCATTGACCTTTTTCGAGGACGAGCCTTAGTTGAGTCGTTTATGTTTGCCGTATCACTAGCCGTTGCAGCGATTCCAGAAGCATTAAGCTCCATTGTCACGATTGTGCTAGCATTTGGCACGCAGAAGATGGCAAAAGAAAACGCAATTATCCGTAAGCTGTATGCAGTGGAAAGCTTAGGGAGTGTTTCGGTTATTTGCTCCGATAAAACAGGGACATTAACGGAAAATAAAATGATTGTGCAGGAAGTGTTTGTGGATCAAAAAAAGATTCCATATGACTGGTTAAGTCCAACTAATCCAATAGAAAAAGAGCTGATGGTAAAGGCACTGTTATGTAGTGATGCAGTGGAGCGTAATGACAAAGAAATTGGTGACCCTACAGAGCTTGCACTTGTAAAATTAGGAAAGCAGTATGGTTTAGATGAAGGGAAAATCCGAGCGCAATACCCACGGCAGGCTGAGATTCCATTTGATTCGGAACGAAAGCTAATGAGCACAGTGAACCAAATGGACAAGCAATTCATCATGATTACCAAAGGTGCAGTGGATGTGCTGCTACCTAAAATCACAAGCATAAAAACATCAGCAGGTATTGTTGCGTTTACAGCACAGCATCGTCAAAAAATTGAGGCAGTGAATCATGAGTTTTCAAGGAATGGTTTAAGGGTATTAGCGCTTGCCTATAAGGAAGTAATGCCTCAGCAAACGATTAATAGTAGCGCTGAACGAGATTTTATTTTTCTTGGTTTAGTCGCGATGATGGACCCGCCAAGAAAAGAATCGAAGGCAGCAGTAGAACGCTGTATGGAGGCAGGCATTAAGCCTGTGATGATTACAGGGGATCATAAAATTACAGCAACTGCCATCGCACAGCAAATTGGTATTTTACGAAATCCTGCAGAGGCAATTGAAGGGCATGCATTAGAGGCTTTAAGTGATAAGGAGCTACAGGAGCAAATCCATGATTATACAGTTTATGCGCGTGTCACACCTGCACAAAAAATTCGTATTGTGAAGGCTTGGCAGGATAAGGGACATGTTGTGGCGATGACGGGGGATGGTGTTAATGATGGACCTGCCTTGAAACAAGCAGATATTGGGGTGGCAATGGGTGTAACAGGCACAGAGGTCGCAAAGGATGCCTCTTCCATGATTTTAACAGACGATAATTTTTCTACAATCGTCAAGGCAATTGCCAATGGTCGCAGCATCTATACAAATATTAAAAATGCTATTCTTTTCTTATTGTCAGGCAATGCGGGCGCTATTTTTGTAGTACTATATGCAACGATCTTAGGCTTGCCTGTTCCTTTTGCACCTGTCCATCTATTATTCATCAACTTATTAACGGACAGTCTACCAGCCATTGCAATCGGCTTAGAGCCAAATAATAAGAAAACGATGAAGGACAAGCCTCGAAATATTCATACGCCTTTATTAAATAAAGCATTTACAACACAGGTGGTACTTGAAGGGATTTTAATTGCGATTTCCACCATTATTGCTTTTCAAATTGGCTTATCGACAGGGGATACATTGACGGCAAGCACAATGGCATTTACAACGTTATGTTTATCAAGGTTAGTGCATGGCTTTAATTCTCGATCTAAAGAATCTATTTTTGCGATTGGTGTATTTTCTAATAAATATACATGGCTTGCCTTTTTAATTGGCGTTTTAAGCTTACATGCTGTTTTATTGATGCCAATGCTCGCAACGGTCTTTGAGGTTGCCCCATTATCGCTGGCTCAACTAGGCTTCATTTATAGTCTATCCGTATTCCCATTCCTTGTGAATCAATGGTACAAGCTACTATTTGTTAGACGTCGTTCATAA
- a CDS encoding phage major capsid protein, with protein MATSTTYNRAFWNVMKGKEENNQNLSEGFDNAGAYVAPDEFREGFNTALAKENIFRRFATVINLSSAEGKIQAVSSTGTADWVEDGDPIPESADTFTQFLVKSYKLASLVKLNRSFVTDMNFNLEKYLMGDFAKRFGKAEENALLNGNGTTQPTGILTADADVTTADNSTISFDEIISLYFSLKDEYRNNAVFIMHDNTAMLLRTLKDTSGSYLWNPSDNTIFGKPIVTSPYMPTVSAGAKSIVFGDLSYYWLIERQPITIKKLSELYALQGQIGFSAYERLDGKLIQPDALKILQIKA; from the coding sequence AGAAGAAAATAATCAAAATCTAAGCGAGGGCTTTGATAATGCAGGAGCCTATGTCGCACCAGATGAGTTCAGAGAAGGCTTTAACACTGCTTTGGCAAAGGAGAATATATTCCGCAGATTTGCTACTGTTATCAATCTATCTTCTGCAGAAGGTAAAATTCAAGCGGTATCCTCAACGGGTACAGCAGATTGGGTTGAAGACGGAGATCCAATCCCCGAAAGTGCCGATACATTTACACAGTTTCTAGTGAAATCATACAAGCTGGCATCTCTTGTCAAGCTAAACCGCTCATTCGTCACCGATATGAACTTTAATCTTGAAAAATATCTGATGGGTGATTTTGCGAAGCGTTTTGGCAAGGCTGAGGAAAATGCATTACTTAATGGAAATGGCACAACACAGCCAACAGGTATCCTTACAGCAGATGCAGATGTAACTACAGCAGACAATAGTACCATCTCTTTTGACGAGATTATCTCTCTGTATTTTTCATTAAAAGATGAATACCGAAATAACGCTGTGTTTATCATGCACGATAATACAGCTATGCTTCTTAGAACCCTTAAGGATACAAGCGGCAGTTATCTGTGGAATCCTTCAGATAACACCATCTTCGGAAAGCCTATAGTTACCTCTCCATATATGCCTACAGTATCAGCAGGAGCAAAAAGCATTGTATTTGGAGATTTATCATACTACTGGCTGATTGAACGTCAACCAATAACGATAAAAAAATTAAGTGAGTTATATGCATTGCAGGGGCAAATTGGATTTTCTGCTTACGAGAGATTGGATGGCAAGCTAATTCAACCAGATGCTCTGAAAATATTACAAATAAAAGCTTAA
- a CDS encoding transcriptional regulator: protein MNLEMVKGVIVMMIGTILLAVALPVGIALTANLLNEQRHSAAPTNHS from the coding sequence GTGAATTTAGAAATGGTTAAGGGAGTGATTGTGATGATGATTGGCACAATTTTATTAGCAGTCGCATTGCCAGTAGGTATTGCTTTAACAGCCAATTTATTAAATGAGCAGCGTCACTCTGCTGCACCAACTAACCATTCCTAA
- a CDS encoding MFS transporter yields the protein MNWRVYILAVTTFAVGLVELIVGGILPNIAEDLHVSLATAGQLITIFALVYAISAPVLLSLTAKVERKRLFLISLLIFTLGNVMTFFSTTFLTVMIARIFTAMSTALVIVLSLTITTRIVEPKHRAKALGLVFMGVSSALVIGVPMGIFITEAFGWRAIFLGISLLSTISMILIALLLERMPIGEIVPLKTQLKSLGNLKILTAQLTTLFMLAGHYVLYAYLTPFLVEAFDMGASWISICYLIFGIASVSGNAIGGWVSDKIGTNKALILIVSTFALVLFTIPYTTIAFPLFLLFTVLWGALSWALTPPLQSYLIQADPKSSDIQQSLNTAALQIGISIGSAIGGAIFAVTTSAMHLASFGALLVLCALGCVIFSIKRAPTTQDDSINYPSAQHHSS from the coding sequence ATGAATTGGAGAGTTTATATTCTTGCAGTGACAACCTTTGCCGTAGGATTAGTTGAATTGATTGTTGGGGGGATACTGCCAAATATTGCAGAGGATTTACATGTATCATTAGCAACAGCAGGACAATTAATTACCATATTTGCCCTTGTCTATGCGATTTCTGCGCCTGTTTTACTATCTTTAACTGCGAAGGTAGAGAGAAAGCGTTTATTCCTTATTTCTTTATTAATTTTTACATTGGGCAATGTCATGACCTTCTTTAGTACAACATTTTTAACAGTGATGATTGCACGTATTTTTACAGCAATGAGTACCGCATTAGTTATTGTATTATCATTGACGATTACGACAAGAATTGTTGAGCCTAAACATCGTGCCAAAGCGCTAGGTCTTGTATTTATGGGGGTTAGCTCTGCGCTTGTAATTGGGGTGCCAATGGGTATTTTCATTACAGAAGCTTTTGGCTGGCGAGCGATTTTCTTAGGCATTAGTTTATTATCAACGATTTCCATGATTTTAATTGCACTACTACTTGAAAGAATGCCGATTGGGGAAATTGTGCCATTAAAAACCCAGCTAAAATCATTAGGAAATTTAAAAATTTTAACAGCACAATTAACAACATTATTTATGCTAGCTGGTCATTATGTGCTATATGCTTATTTAACACCATTTTTAGTAGAAGCATTTGATATGGGAGCCTCATGGATTAGTATTTGTTATTTAATCTTCGGAATTGCCTCTGTTAGCGGGAATGCTATTGGTGGCTGGGTAAGTGATAAAATCGGTACAAATAAAGCACTTATTCTAATTGTATCTACATTTGCCCTTGTCCTGTTTACAATTCCGTATACAACGATTGCTTTCCCACTCTTTTTACTATTCACCGTTTTATGGGGAGCATTGAGCTGGGCATTGACGCCACCATTACAAAGCTATTTAATTCAAGCTGATCCAAAATCCTCGGATATTCAGCAGAGCCTAAATACAGCCGCTCTACAAATTGGTATTTCCATAGGCTCAGCTATTGGCGGCGCTATCTTTGCAGTAACAACATCTGCCATGCATTTAGCAAGCTTTGGTGCTCTTCTCGTGCTTTGTGCATTAGGCTGTGTTATCTTTTCAATTAAAAGAGCGCCTACGACACAGGACGACTCTATCAATTATCCATCAGCACAGCATCATTCATCATAG